Sequence from the Meleagris gallopavo isolate NT-WF06-2002-E0010 breed Aviagen turkey brand Nicholas breeding stock chromosome Z, Turkey_5.1, whole genome shotgun sequence genome:
ATAAATTACACTGATTTTGAGTTCCTTGACACTTAAAAAGGACTGTTTTTATAGCATCCAAGGCTTCTCTCAGCCATAGGTGGGGAAGGATTTGTTCCACCTCTTGGTATTCAATTGCAAGGCTAGCACTGTTACTGCGCAGAAGTCATTTGCTATTACCTGAAGGTGACTATCTTCATACCAACTGGTCCTGCTTTAGTGTACAGTTCCAAAAAGAGCTTAGCAGCCAGTTTCACCTTCCTGGGCTAACTGTTCTTGCCCTATCTCTGTCTGGCTGCATAGGAACTCAACTGTCAATTCAAATGTGCTTAATTCAGCTAAGCACTACATTTCAGTAGTGCTAGTTTTCTACTGAATCAGCCCTCTAACCTTTCCTACTCGGCTGCATAACACCAATGCCTGAgaaaggaggggaagagaaaCAGGATTGTGGCAAGTCAACATAAGATGCTCTTCCAGAATATCAAGTGGCATACAGCACTCTAACCATAGGCATATTTTATTCAAACTTGCAACCTCTTTTATTACCCTCTGTGCCACAGATAGCCTGGTCTACTTGCCCACTTAATGGGAGCAAAATTAACTCTTCATAAATTCAGGATAGGGACTTGCATTGCAGATATAGATGGAAAAATCTGGGTTAAAAAAAATGCCActgttttaataaaagcttGTAACAATTTGTCAttgttttaagaagaaataaaacaagaaaaaaaaaattcttacatAGGTTTGTTCCTCTTCTGTATCTGCAAATTAATTTGCTCTTCATCATACTTGGGTCAAGGCACAGGAAGAAGCACACAGGATTGTTTACCTAGAAGATAAAGATCTTAAAAACTGTGGGACGCTTGATTAAGTTTTCAGTAgctattcttttcttcttcttctgcaaTAGTTTGATGTTGAGGAAGATGACCCCAACACGCATTTGGAAATGGAATGAATCTCAGCCtcccaaaacaaaaaccccagaTTATATCAGTaaaacagtgaaggaaaataaaaaatggagatTGGTAATCtatattgaaaaagaaacatgacTGAAGATATCTTTTCAGTGCTCAGTAAGAGCAAAGTTGATCATGAGCTCCTTGAACagtgttcatagaatcatagaatcatagaatggtttgggttggaagggacattcaagatcacctagttccaaccccctgctataggcaaagacacctccctctagatcatgttgctcaaagccccatccagcctggccttaaatgttcccagggagggggcatccacaacctctcttgtgcagcctgttcttccagtgtctcaccattcTCACagtaagaatttcttcttgatacctaatctaaatctaccctcttccagttcgCAACCATTTCTCCCCATCatgtcactacatgcccttacaaaagtccctccccagctttcctgtagggccTCTTCCTGAAGACCACTATACcgtctcctcagagccttctcttctccaggctgaagaaccccagctctctcagcctgtcctcataggagaggtgctccagccctctcatcatctttgtggccgTCCTCAggatccactccaacagctccatgtccttcttgtgatgggggccccagaactggatgtagtgctccaggtgaggtctcatgagagcagagtagaggggcagaatcagctctctcgacctgctggccacatttctcttgatgcaacccaggatacaattggccttctgggctgcaagtgcacattgctggctcatgttgaatctttccCCAACTGACACTCCTAaatccttctcagcagggctgctctcaagtcaTTCTCCACCCAACCTGTGTTTGGGACTGTCCCAacccagatgcaggaccttgcacttggccttgttgaacttcatgaggttggcaaTGGCCCACTTTTcgagcctgtccaggtccctctggatgtcatcccttccctctaggCGTGTCAGCTTCACCATtcatcttggtgtcatctacagagttgctgagagtgcacttgaTCTCACTATCCGTGCTACCTACAAAGCTGTTAAGTAACATCGGTCTCACCGCCGATCCCTGAGGAAAGCCAATCATCACTAGTCTCCACTTCAACATTGAGCTGTTGATCACAACTCTCTGAGTAcgaccatccagccaattccttatctagtgagtggtccatccatcaaatccatttttctcccagtttggTGACCAGAATGTTATTCTCCAAAGTATGTCACATACagtaaaatctattttaaaaataaatcattctgtTAATTAGAACTTTTTCTCAGAAAGTTTTCAGCCACACCACAATAACATCTAACCCACAGACCTCTGTTGTTGCAGAGTCTTCCTTGCTACCTGCTTTGAAAATTAATGAGTGAAGAAGGCCACAGGGAACAAGTACTAAAGCATATCAACACTCTTTCATATGAGCTGCAGTGCTCGGATGTGactgcttcattttctccagCTCTGATCCTATCAATgacaggaaaagaacaaaaagtgaGGGTACACGCAATATTTAGTGCACTTGTAAGTACACCATACACAACATAATGGCAAGAATTAAACTTTACATATTGTCAGGAATAAACAACTGAAAGCACTAAATTGGGTTAGagattttcaaagcactgtCCACCAAGGAAAAATTTTCAGGCTAGTGTGGAACAAGACAAGTGATGTTTCAGAATGCACTGAAAAGACACACTTTAATTTCTGGAATGTTACAGAGAAGTTAGTTAAATAGTTAAAGAACTATTCTATACTGATGCAGTATAGAATGTTACACAAGACTGTACGGCACAACTATCCATAAATTGTAGTTTCTGTGTTTTCTATAATTCAGGAATGCAAGTGTCCCCCTGGATTGAATGGATATATTAAACACATTTATCAAGAATATAACTCTCACCCATAACTTATGAGTTGTTGTGGCACTATGTGAATGCTCATAGAATTCATCACCTTTACAACATTGTGGTTTAACCTTGAAAGTatctcagcaccacacagccactTGCTCACTCTCCCCAAGTGGGATGGAGGAGACTATCAGGAAGGTAAAAGTGAGAATGTGTGCATTAAGACGATTTACTAGGTAAAGCAAAAGCCACAAtcacaaataaagcaaagcaaggaaCTAATTAATTACCTTCCTTTGGCAGATAGCTAttcagctgcttctgcttcctGCTTCCTGGAAGCAGCTGAACAGCTGATTGccaggaaagcacagctcatCATATGTAAAAGTTTATTGGGAAGACAAACACCGTCATTCCAAACATCCCCCtcattcctcctccttctttATCCCAGCTTTTACTTCTGAGTATGATGCCATACGGTATAGAACTTTCCTTTGGTCAGTCTGGGTCAGCTGTCCTTGCTGACCCTTCCAAACTCTTGTGTACCCCCAACCCCTTCACTGACAGGGCACCATTGAGACGCTGAACAGTCCTGGGCTCAGTATGAACACTGTTCTGCAACAACTGAAACATCAAGCTGTTATCACCAAAAATCCTGAACAGCATCATATGAGCCTCTACAGAGAGAATTTACTCTATCTCAGCCAAACCTACACTGATATCCACCCCTTTTCCCATATCATTGACATCGTGTTCAGGTTCTACACTTTTCAACATATCTTTGTTAATCATCACCCTTCAATTAATACACATGTATGATTCCCCTATGAACCACACCTGTGAAACATCCATAAAAAGTCATAAAATGTCTACTGTGTTCTTTTAGTCCATGATTTAGCTTCTGTCTCTTATGGTGGTTGTTCAGGACAGAAGAGGCAGTATGATGTGTGGATGCCAAAGCCAGCTCAGGTCGGGTCTCGTATTACCTTCTATGAGGCTTCTGTTGATTTGAGTGGACTATAGGATTTCCTCTAACAACTCAAATCATGGGTTACAACAGTTGAAAGGTGTACTCAGTACAGTCTCCACCCCACATCCCTTTGGATGAGGCTGAAGAGTTTAGCATTGCAATGAACTCCTCCCTTCATCCCTGTTGCAGTCTAGGCTGGTCCATCTGTcgtggtttaacccagcaggcagctcagcaccacacagcatttcatttattcctcctcttcccagtcaatggggagaaaaattgggggaaaaaaaaagaaaggtagaactctgaaacagaaaatgaagagagaaatagTAGAGCAATGACAGTAATATAACAATAAagataataatatatatttacaaaacaagcaATGCTGTATAATTACTCACCACCCATCGACCAATGCCTAGCCAGTCCCTGGCAGTCTGCTCCCCAGCCAGCACCTctcagttttatatttttttcacatgtcATATGGTAcagaatatccctttggccaggGTAGGTCAGCTGCcttggttctgtcccctcccaacTCTTTGTGCTCCCGAACCCCTTGCTAGTAGGACAGCACaaagagctgaaaaatgaaatgtcctgggctctgtgcagcattCCTCAGCAATAActgaaacatcagtgtgttatcagcatttttcttcttaagtcAAAACAGAGCATCATACCAGGCgttatgaagaaaatcaacacTGTCCTAGCAGAAACCAGGACACCATTCTCAACAGTCCCTAAAAGGTGTACCTGCTTCAGCATGGCCTCATCCTTGATTCACAGTCTACTCTCCATGTTGTGTACCTATCCAGTCCACTACGTAGACAGTCACAGATGCTTTGAGGTCTACCTGTTCTAGTGTACACAATAATTATTAACAGGCCACAGCTTTCTCAGAAGTATACTTTCTGTGGCATGGACTTATCTATATTCACAGTTGTTTTGAGGTataagtacaaaaaaaaaaaaaagctgctctggtgcagctttttttcattcataatAGATCCTTCAGAGGTCCTTTCAGACACTGATGTGTCACGGTCTTATCCATTACCACGGACATTTCAAAGTTTACTCGCATGGCCTAATCCATAGACTTGGATACTGCAAGGTGTACCTGCTGTGACACAGACTTTTCCATAGCCACAAACACTCTGAAGAATACTCGCTCCAGAGTGGAACTTATCTGTAGCCACAGATGCTTCAAGGTGTATGTGCTCCCGTGTGCACTGAGCCACAGGTCAGTTGTTAAGTGATGACTTGAGTTTGGTCTGGAGTCTCAACTTGACCAGTAcatcagcacagggcagcactgtCACCAGGGCCATCTGCCAGCCCAGGGACATGGCCGTTATCAAAACACCTCCAGGCAAAGCAAAGTAAAATGATAGGGAGTAgagcaaacagcaagaaaaaaaagcagccactAATAAGCACTGGACTCTGATATGTAGTAAGGCAAGCAAGGCCAGTAACAACCACAGGAGCCTACCAATTAGCAGTGAAACAGCTTTAATATCTTTAAATTTGGTCTAGCACACTCCATGGTCTAATTGTATTTGTCAACATCTCTAACCCTTTGTGTGCCATGTTGGGCACCAAAAGGACTACTGTAGATTAAACTCGAAGGCATCTCAGCACCACAAAGCCATTCACTCACTCTCTCCCAGACAAGCACagacaagcaaagcaaaacaagaaactCATTCTTGTTCCTATTGGCGGACAGCTCTTCAGCCACTTCCAGGAGAGCACAGCTTATCATGCACAAAGGTTTGCTGGGAAGACAAACACTATCTCCTCCTTTACCCCAGCCTTTATTGGTGAGTATGGCACCCCAAGCTACagaatatccctttggtcagtctgggtcagctgtcctggctgtgtccccttcagcagagcagcatgagaaagaaaaatctttggcTGCTCTGCAATAGCTGAGGACATCAGTGTGCCAACACCAAAAATTGCAAACACACCATCATAGGAGcctctggaaagaaaatttaCTGTATCCTAGCCAAAATCATGACAAACATACAGCCTTTAACCCTTGGACTCCTGGGAGAGCTCAGGTAGTACTCAGAGCTCAGGCACCACTCCAATCACATGAACTGCATGCCATTCAAGTTACTCATTACTGCATATAAAGCAGGAAGCACATCAGGctattcagaaggaaaaaaaaaaaaagacattctcaTACTCTGTTTATTGTGCACAGAATAGGAGAAGAATTTAGAAATTTAGATGTCAAATCTTTACAATATAGATGAACAGTTATTTTCCATTAAGGATGCTACATTACATCTTCAGTtcaataaaaaagcaattatttccCTACTTGCTCTTCATGTTTCCTGATAGAAACACAACCTTCATGCCTCAAAAGCACTTGTGTTCTGTGCGACCTAAAAAGGTGTACACTCTGCTCTTCAGACATCCATAAAATGACTTGCTGTTTTAGTTAGGACCACTGGGATACCATGACATTTCACTTTTGTATTAAGTATCTGGTTAGAATTAGTAGACAAGATTGCAGCAAACAAAAGGAGGGCTAGAGCTTGTTTAATCCTTAAAAGGAGTGGTTGAACACATTAAACAAACTTCTTAGATTTTACTATGTGTGGAAGAAAACTACTGAATCTGCAGATGCTTAGAAGAAATGTTCGCTGACTTTAATAACAATTCCAAGTTTATCACAACAGAGTGAAAGTTCTAACAAGCACATCTTTATATAGGGTGATGCATGAGctcatcagaaaagcaaggggAGAATGTGGAAACGAAAGAATAAAACAAGGGACTGAACTGActacaacaaaagcaagcaatcacaagagaacaacaaaaaatgcacaTAACACAGTATTTATTATAGGAATACTTGCAGCCTTTAAACTGTACATAACTGCTCTGATTCTTGCTGCAGTTGAAGATCCCCAAAAGGCTGGCTATTTCCCATCTATGTATCAGTTGTTCCAAAGTGTTGTTTGGACTGACAGCTTCTCTATTTGCTTACGTTTGTAGGGACACAGTTCCACCTAAGTCTCAGATAGGTCACTTAGGCACTAGTGCAATGTACACCTTGGTGAGACTTAGGAAGACTGGAAGATTTGAAAAAATCTGGAAGATTTGAGAAACCAGCTGTATAACAGCAGCTTTTCAGATTGTTAAGTAAATGCATTTCCATATTTCCATATTTCCATATTTGTGAGTGGTCACAAATATTACGGATGGGGGAGAAGGATTTAAGATATTTTAGAAATCCAATAATGTTGAAGTTCCATATCTTTATTAACGTGTTTTAGATCTCATAATTTTCCCTGAGTTCTGAACCATTTGGTTTAGTTATCTGAAACATACAGAGGTATGTTCTAATGAAATGCATCAACAGGTAATCCTACTTGACAAATTCATACGTTACAGCTGTAGCTGTCAGGCTTCTAATTCACTATGGAACAATCTCTCTGAAACAAGGCAAGTTGAACTGCTGAgtcatttgaaaaatacataaaagcattaaagaaaGCAGGTAATTCAAATTTGTTACACATAAAAAAGTCTTATttagatatattaaaaaaaaacaagacgttatatataaaaaaaaatcaaagctactTATCAAAATTTTGTTAAATAGACTCATTTAAGATCAGGTTCTGGCAAGAACTAAGTAACAGTATACAATCTCAactaacattttatttatcCAGTGCTAGCTGATAACAGGTTCAACTTGCCAACTTAACATGATAATCTCACCGGGCTTCTACAAGGTTAGTAtttaaaacatttggaaaacaatGTAAGATTACATTATAAGCAAATAGTAGCACTCATGTTGCTGGATCCACAACAACATAGTGAAATAGATtctcctttcattctgtttaaacAATATTCAGTGTAAGCATGTACAGAGAGCAATGCTGGACATAAATAATGTGTTTAACTGTTTGTTAATGTTaaagccaaataaaacagatttatcTGTTAATTAAATATACTAGTGACACTATATAACATTCCAGTGACATTTTGCTTTTAGACAACTTCAATATTGAACAAAAATGTCTTCAACCCCAGCACACTGAAGCCAGCAGCACTTTCGCAAAGCATCAGAAAtgtcatgatttttttttccagtctgtttAGAAGATTTATCTGTTTGCTAATTCTGTACAAGATCACCTGTCAGTTATTTCTTCAAATTGTTATACAAAATAACTTTCTTGTCATTGTCTCCCTTTCACTGGTAAAAAGTTCACTTTTTTCTAGGACTGAAGTCAATAGGTTGATTTAGTGGTTCCATTTGAGTTTGAAGAGTAAGAATTAGATTTCTTGGGGTATCTGCCTGATGAGAGAGAGACCTGCATTCTCCGTGTAGTTCGCACACTTCGGCAAATAAGAGCATTTTTAAGATTGTCTCTAAAGTCTTTTGAAATATAGTAGTAAATGAATGGATCAATACAACTGTTCAGAGTGGACAGACACAATGCAGTTATGTATGACATGTACAGAGAGCTCTCATTATTGTTTTTGAGCTGCAGATAGTGCACAACAAGTAGCACATTGCTTGGTGTAAAACATATGAGATACATGGACAGGACAGCAATAATGAGCTTGATTGCTCTTTTTCGTTTCCTCCCAGTGCTTATATCTGAGATTGAAGCATTCAGAGTCTTAATCATTAGTATGTAAGCAACAGCAGTGATGAGAGCTGGAATTAGGAAGAGTCCAATTGCAAGTGAGAGGAAGTAATTGAACATGTCATGAGCTAAAATATTGTTAGGTAACACATCGTGGCAGGTAGTGATGTTAAGGTCTGAAATATACGCCGTCTGATTAACAAGATACAGTGGAATGGATCCCAACAAAATCAGTATCCAGATAGCAAGGGAGATGCCCAGGGCAATTTCAAACTTCTTTCTTGAATGCACTATGGGGTTCACTACAACCCAATACCTTTGCACACTGAGACATGTCATAAAAAGAATAGAGCAGTACATATTTCcataaaaaaatccaacaagCACTTTGCAGAGACCTTCCCCAAACAGCCAGTTATTGCCATTTACATGGTATGCAATCTTCAGTGGGAACCAGACAACGAAGAGAAGGTCTGCCAACGCCAAGTTAACCATATAAATCACAGCTGgatgtttcttctttgttctgaaaaaaaagaccCAGATGGCCATAGCATTGCTTGGCAAACCAATGATAAAGACAATGACATAGACAATGGGAAGAAAAACTGTAGTCAGTTTTCCTGTAAGGACTTTTGCTGCAAAGTCATCCACTTTGTATGACTCCTCAGAGGCATTATCAGTGTTTGGAACCTTCTGGCCAgcaaaacttcttccttttgaacTGCTGGTTCTACTTCtctctagaaaaagaaataaaaattgggAAATTGCTGTTATTTacttttcctgatttttcttaatattttttgaaaCCTTTAAGATAAACTAGGTAGCATGATTTATACTGTACAATTAAAGAGGGCCTTACCAATAGAAAAATTAAACGTTTTCAAATACTTGacaatttttcttccctttttttagtttattatCCAAACAACACCTATATCCTTATTCAAGGATTGTATCAACTACCAGAAAACCTTCCCACATCATCAGGTGCTCCTACTAGCTCAACAGTTGAAATACAAACTGCTTTAAGTATCCCACAGCCTATTATCCTTTTTCCTGGTGCTGCCAGATTGCTCAAGTGCTGAGATTCATAAAACTCTGCAGCCGGCATCCAACATATATGCAGTACAAGTTTCTTAGATGAGATGGCCTCAAAATTAGCTAGGCAGAAAATAGAGCATGGAATCATcgaatggcttgggttggaagggacctcaaagatcatatAGCTCCAAGCCCCACTGCTGCGAGCAGGGTTTCTAACCAATGAGGCACTAGACCaaactgcccagggcccatccaacctcaCCCTGACTGCCTCCAGGAAAGGGGCATGCTGTCCTCAGGCTAGCTGGAACTGAAACAACTGGAAAGCAATGCAGGAATATATATGTGCAGGAACCATGGAATtgatggttgagtcaccatccctggatgtgtttaaaaactgtttgggtgtggtgctcagggacatgatttagaggagggttgttagagttgggtagtatggttaggtcatggttggactcgatgatttttaaggtctcttccaacaggagcaattctttgattctatgattctatgtgtaAGAGACCTCTGAGGAAAGATGTTATACCATATCCAAAGCTAAATATGAACACACTAACTTTGCCCAAGAAGATGCAGAAGGGGCAGACATCTGTAATTTCCTTCCAATTCTCGGGTAAGGTAGCTAAGCAGTCTCTACAATTTCCATCCAAATCACTATGCTGCTAGAACTGGCAGCCAAAACTGCTTTGTACACCAGAAAGTTATTACTTCAGGTTTTGCTGTCTCTTTGTATGCCACATAAACCTGAAAACCATACAGGTAAACCACACACTCCTGACTGCTCTGTCTTGTATGACAGCCCTCACATGGCTCAGTCCAGAGACTCCCACTACAACACCTTCCATACCCAGTGCAGTCCACTTGCACAGACCAGTCAAACTGCACTAACAGAAAATGTCAGTACAATTACTCTGTTCCGACTTCAGCCAAAAATCCACAGAGGTAGACTGAGTGGACATGAAACACGACTGATGGTGGTAGAAGTGTTTTACCCTTATCGCAGTTTCTATCAGTATCTGTGAACAGCTGTAGTGcggaaaaaacaacaacaacacaaccaaCAAAACAGCTCCAACTCCCCcaacccaaaacaacaaaaacaaacaaaaacaaacaaacaaacaaacaaccaaaccacacacacacacaaaaaaaaaacccacaagagTATAAAGAGCTTTCTTAACCAAACAGGCTTGTGCGTAAGAAGCCAACAACAGTGTTTAAGGATGACACCTTTTTCATTTAGGGATGACTGTTCCTGATataagcatattttatttttgtattagcTAAAATTTTCAAGCATAAAAATTATCAGACGAGAACCAGATAAATACACGACTATTCATGTTTTCCAACACAGACTGTCAAAATAGATTCTCTGAAATAGACATATAATGTGTACCAATTCTTGGCTACATAGCTGGTATGagggttttggtttttaagATGATGGGACTTTCCATGAAATAGATAACTCACCAGGGAGGCATTGGATTCACCTGCCTAGAAGAGGCAGGACAATTTCTGGCAGCAGGAAGGCCAATGTAGTGAGCCaggctttaaaaagaaagacttgTGGGGGAAGctccaaaatcacagaatcgcaggggCTGGAAGTGACCTCAAGAGACAACCAAGTCCTACTCCCCTGCTAAAGTGGATTCTATACAGTAGGTTGTACAAgcaggtgtccagatgggtcttgagtatctctataggagactccacaacttctctaggcaacctgttccggtGAGGCATCACCCTTACCTTAAAGAAGTTCATCCATATGTcagtatggaacttcctatgttcaagaTTCAGGTCATTGATCCTCATCActgcacaccactgagaagagctgggcctcatccatttgcctcctaCTTCCGTTTAGACattcataaaatataaaaatatataaaaaatggCAATGCTCGTGCTTTTGCAACTAACCAGGGAATAAATCAGGCCAACCCAAACAGTGATGAACACTCCTTAGTTGCCTCCTGCAATATGAGCCAGAAGGTCAGCTACACCAAAGGTGCATATAGCTACAGATGATCCTCTTGCATTCTTCCGGAGAAACATGCATCTTCTactcccttctcttccctggAGTGTCTATATACCAATGCATACAgcatggaaaataaacagaaagaactAGAAATATGTGTGAGGCCTCAAGATCACAGTCCCCCTGTAATCACAGAGATATGGTGGGAGAGCTTGCGTGACTGGAATGCTGTAATGGATGGCTACGTACTCTTTAGGAAACACAGGCCAGCAAGATAAGGTGATGGcgttgctctttatgtgagagagcaacTAGTATACATCTAACTCTGCCTCGTAATGAATGAGTGGAGACCTTTGGATCAGAACTAAGGGGAAGGCTCACATGAGTGACACCACTGTGGGTATTTACTACTGACCATGTGATCAGGAGGAAGAagctgatgaggccttctacAGAAAGCCAAAAAGTAGCCTCACTATCAGAGGCACTTATGGCTCTTACGGGGTATTTCAACCATCCTGATATTTGCCGGAAAAGCAACACAGCCAGACAAACACAGTCCAGGAGATTCCTACAGTGAATTCAAAATAACTTTCTGACATAAATGGTGGAGGAGCCAATAAGAAGTGTGCTGCTGGACCTTGTTCTTACTGCTTGGGAATGTGAAGGCTGGGGGCAGTCTTGGATGCAGAGACCACAAGATAGTGGAGTTCAGGACCTTACATGGACGAAACAAggcaataagtaggattgcaaCCCTGAACTTCAGCAGTCGACTACAACCTGTTAAAGGACCTACTTGGAGGTATCTCACGGGTTACAGCACTGGACTGTAAATAGGCCCAAGAGAGTTGGTAGACATTCAAATCCCACTTCTTCCATGC
This genomic interval carries:
- the F2RL1 gene encoding proteinase-activated receptor 2, translating into MAGRRGLCVLLLLSALLAAADPTERSRTSSSKGRSFAGQKVPNTDNASEESYKVDDFAAKVLTGKLTTVFLPIVYVIVFIIGLPSNAMAIWVFFFRTKKKHPAVIYMVNLALADLLFVVWFPLKIAYHVNGNNWLFGEGLCKVLVGFFYGNMYCSILFMTCLSVQRYWVVVNPIVHSRKKFEIALGISLAIWILILLGSIPLYLVNQTAYISDLNITTCHDVLPNNILAHDMFNYFLSLAIGLFLIPALITAVAYILMIKTLNASISDISTGRKRKRAIKLIIAVLSMYLICFTPSNVLLVVHYLQLKNNNESSLYMSYITALCLSTLNSCIDPFIYYYISKDFRDNLKNALICRSVRTTRRMQVSLSSGRYPKKSNSYSSNSNGTTKSTY